The Sporichthyaceae bacterium genome has a window encoding:
- a CDS encoding acyl-CoA dehydrogenase family protein, whose protein sequence is MDFALRAEQLELQRTVRDFLADKAPESAVRALMDDETGHDPRVWRQMATQLGLQGLTIDEDYGGAGCGLQEQAVVFEAMGAAVFGGPYFATVALAVPALARAGGSAAAEYLPRIAQGELIATVALEASAAERTPDGWALTGEAGYVLDGHLADLVVVPARTAVGVSLFAVVGDAPGLKREPLATVDQTRRLARLTLDATPAQPVGVGGAGTEILDHALDVAAVLLAAEQVGGASGCLTETVEYAKVREQFGRPIGSFQAIKHVWTDLLLEVESARAAAQFGAWAADCAPAELPVAASLAKAHCSQAYSRVATESIQLHGGIGFTWEHRAHLYFKRAKSSELLLGGIAHHRERLVQRLGL, encoded by the coding sequence ATGGACTTCGCGCTCCGCGCCGAACAGCTCGAACTGCAGCGCACCGTGCGGGACTTCCTTGCCGACAAGGCGCCCGAGTCCGCGGTGCGCGCGTTGATGGACGACGAGACTGGCCACGACCCCAGGGTGTGGCGGCAGATGGCGACCCAGTTGGGTCTGCAGGGCCTGACGATCGACGAGGACTACGGGGGAGCGGGCTGCGGCCTGCAGGAGCAGGCCGTCGTGTTCGAGGCGATGGGCGCAGCCGTCTTCGGCGGCCCCTACTTCGCCACCGTCGCGTTGGCCGTACCGGCCTTGGCCCGTGCCGGGGGCTCCGCCGCCGCGGAGTACCTACCGCGGATCGCGCAGGGCGAGCTGATCGCCACCGTTGCGCTGGAAGCCTCAGCGGCCGAACGGACGCCCGACGGGTGGGCGCTGACCGGCGAGGCGGGCTACGTGCTCGACGGTCACCTGGCGGACCTGGTCGTGGTGCCGGCGCGCACTGCGGTCGGCGTCTCGCTGTTCGCGGTCGTCGGTGACGCGCCCGGCCTGAAGCGGGAGCCGCTGGCCACCGTCGACCAGACCCGACGACTGGCCCGCCTCACACTCGACGCCACCCCGGCGCAGCCGGTCGGCGTCGGCGGCGCGGGTACCGAGATCCTCGACCACGCGCTGGACGTAGCTGCCGTGCTGCTGGCGGCGGAACAGGTCGGCGGCGCTTCGGGCTGCCTGACCGAGACCGTCGAGTACGCGAAGGTACGCGAGCAGTTCGGCCGCCCGATCGGCTCGTTCCAGGCGATCAAGCACGTGTGGACCGACCTGTTGCTCGAGGTGGAGTCGGCTCGCGCCGCCGCTCAGTTCGGCGCCTGGGCAGCCGATTGCGCCCCCGCCGAGCTGCCGGTCGCCGCTTCGCTGGCGAAGGCGCACTGCTCCCAGGCGTACTCGCGGGTGGCCACTGAGAGCATCCAGCTGCACGGCGGCATCGGTTTCACCTGGGAGCACCGCGCCCACCTGTACTTCAAGCGGGCGAAGAGCTCCGAGTTGCTGCTCGGCGGCATCGCGCACCATCGCGAGCGCCTGGTGCAACGCCTCGGCCTCTGA
- a CDS encoding acyl-CoA dehydrogenase family protein — translation MDFSWTAEQEALRAEAKAVAAAAVARYGWVADSWINGYCPPFARELAQRGWIGISWPTEFGGAGRPAIDRMIIAEELIGAGAPVGSYWVAERQMGPSIYTYGTAEQQLRYLPGILAGEATWCIGMSEPGAGSDLAALRTRAVRDGDGFVVNGQKIWTSFGAVADFVYLICRTNADGPPHAGISELIVPMNSPGIEVRPIKDMAGGAHFCEVFFTDVRVPASNLVGVEGAAFKQTMRQLEHERGGIDRLVSNHALYRRALDRADLGDALVRQEVAEIETRYRLGRLLVYREACGQAPKGFSAATKLFCTEHERRVADFVARTFGSQTLLAGDVARGMCYANSYSIMGGTSNILRNIVAERILGLPREPAAR, via the coding sequence GTGGACTTCTCCTGGACAGCTGAACAAGAGGCACTGCGCGCGGAGGCGAAGGCGGTCGCCGCCGCGGCGGTCGCCCGCTACGGCTGGGTGGCCGATTCCTGGATCAACGGGTACTGCCCGCCGTTCGCCCGGGAACTCGCGCAGCGCGGGTGGATCGGGATCTCCTGGCCGACGGAGTTCGGCGGCGCGGGCCGGCCGGCCATCGACCGGATGATCATTGCCGAGGAACTCATCGGTGCCGGCGCCCCGGTGGGCTCGTACTGGGTGGCGGAGCGGCAGATGGGCCCGTCCATCTACACCTACGGCACCGCCGAGCAGCAACTGCGCTACCTGCCCGGAATCCTGGCCGGCGAGGCAACCTGGTGCATCGGCATGTCCGAACCGGGCGCCGGGTCCGATCTGGCCGCGCTGCGCACGCGAGCGGTGCGCGACGGCGACGGCTTCGTCGTCAACGGGCAGAAGATCTGGACCAGCTTCGGCGCGGTCGCCGACTTCGTGTACCTGATCTGCCGGACCAACGCCGACGGCCCGCCGCACGCAGGCATCAGCGAGCTGATCGTGCCGATGAACTCGCCGGGCATCGAGGTGCGCCCGATCAAGGACATGGCCGGCGGCGCGCACTTCTGCGAGGTGTTCTTCACCGACGTGCGGGTGCCGGCGAGCAACCTGGTCGGCGTCGAGGGTGCGGCGTTCAAGCAGACGATGCGTCAACTCGAGCACGAACGCGGCGGCATCGATCGCCTGGTGTCCAACCATGCGCTCTACCGGCGCGCGCTGGACCGCGCCGACCTGGGCGATGCGCTGGTGCGCCAGGAGGTCGCCGAGATCGAGACCCGCTACCGGCTCGGTCGGCTACTGGTCTACCGGGAGGCCTGCGGCCAGGCCCCGAAGGGTTTCAGCGCGGCCACCAAGCTGTTCTGCACCGAGCACGAGCGTCGGGTCGCCGACTTCGTCGCCCGCACGTTCGGGTCCCAGACCCTGCTGGCCGGGGACGTCGCCCGTGGCATGTGTTACGCGAACAGCTACTCGATCATGGGTGGAACCTCGAACATCCTGCGCAACATCGTCGCCGAGCGCATCCTCGGCCTGCCGCGCGAACCCGCGGCGCGGTAA